A section of the Neisseria dumasiana genome encodes:
- a CDS encoding type IV pilus twitching motility protein PilT translates to MQITDLLAFGVKNKASDLHLSSDLPPMIRVHGDVRRINLPEMGSDEVGNMITSVMNDYQRKVYQQNMEVDFSFELPNVARFRVNAFMTNRGPAAVFRTIPSTVLTLEDLKAPRIFQKIADNPRGLVLVTGPTGSGKSTTLAAMINYINDTQPAHILTIEDPIEFVHTSKKSLINQRELHQHTHSFANALKSALREDPDVILVGEMRDPETIGLALTAAETGHLVFGTLHTTGAAKTVDRIVDVFPAGEKEMVRSMLSESLRAVISQTLLKTRDGNGRVAAHEILVSTPAVRNLIRENKIAQINSALQTGQAHGMQTLDQALQNLVRQGAISPETARSKAQSSDLIL, encoded by the coding sequence ATGCAAATTACCGACTTACTCGCGTTTGGTGTCAAAAACAAAGCATCCGACCTCCACCTCAGCTCAGACCTGCCGCCCATGATCCGCGTACACGGCGACGTGCGCCGCATCAACCTGCCCGAAATGGGCAGCGACGAGGTGGGCAATATGATTACCTCGGTGATGAACGATTACCAGCGCAAAGTCTATCAACAAAACATGGAAGTGGACTTTTCATTCGAGCTGCCCAATGTTGCGCGTTTCCGTGTAAACGCATTCATGACCAACCGCGGCCCGGCAGCCGTATTCCGTACCATTCCCAGCACCGTATTAACTTTGGAAGACTTAAAAGCCCCGCGTATTTTCCAAAAAATCGCCGACAATCCGCGCGGCCTCGTATTGGTTACCGGCCCCACCGGTTCGGGTAAATCCACCACGCTGGCGGCCATGATCAACTACATCAACGACACCCAACCCGCACACATCCTTACCATCGAAGACCCTATCGAGTTTGTGCACACCAGCAAAAAATCCCTCATCAACCAGCGCGAACTCCACCAACACACCCACAGCTTCGCCAACGCCCTCAAATCCGCCTTGCGTGAAGACCCCGACGTGATTCTGGTGGGTGAGATGCGCGACCCCGAAACCATCGGTCTTGCGCTTACCGCCGCCGAAACCGGCCACTTGGTATTCGGTACCCTGCACACCACCGGCGCCGCCAAAACGGTTGACCGTATCGTCGACGTATTCCCCGCGGGCGAAAAAGAGATGGTGCGCTCCATGCTTTCCGAATCGCTGCGTGCCGTGATTTCGCAAACGCTGCTGAAAACCCGCGACGGCAACGGCCGCGTAGCCGCACATGAAATTCTGGTTTCCACTCCCGCCGTGCGCAACCTGATCCGCGAAAACAAAATCGCCCAAATCAACTCCGCCCTGCAAACCGGTCAGGCACACGGTATGCAAACGCTCGACCAAGCCTTGCAAAATCTGGTGCGCCAGGGTGCGATCAGCCCGGAAACCGCACGCAGCAAAGCGCAAAGCTCCGATCTGATTTTATGA
- a CDS encoding YggS family pyridoxal phosphate-dependent enzyme, which yields MTRLQQNYRDVLAAIGRAEAAAHRKAGSVNLVAVSKTFPAGDIREAYAAGARDFGENYIQEWYGKTEELADLPDIVWHVIGDVQSNKTRFVAERAHWVHTVSRLKTARRLSEQRPSEMPPLQVCIEVNIAGEPGKHGVAPEEAVALASETAKLPRLQVRGFMCVAEADADADALRSQFGRMEQLLADLNAAGVQADVLSMGMSADMETAIACGATHVRVGSAIFGKRDYADK from the coding sequence ATGACAAGGCTGCAACAGAATTATCGGGATGTATTGGCGGCAATCGGCCGTGCGGAAGCAGCGGCACACCGCAAGGCGGGCAGCGTGAATCTGGTGGCTGTGAGCAAAACCTTTCCGGCAGGCGATATCCGCGAAGCGTATGCGGCGGGTGCGCGTGATTTCGGCGAAAACTATATTCAGGAATGGTATGGTAAAACGGAAGAATTGGCCGATTTGCCCGATATCGTGTGGCATGTAATCGGTGATGTTCAATCGAACAAAACCCGTTTTGTTGCCGAGCGGGCGCATTGGGTGCATACGGTAAGCCGTTTAAAAACCGCACGCCGTTTGAGCGAACAGAGGCCGTCTGAAATGCCGCCTTTGCAGGTGTGTATCGAGGTGAATATTGCAGGCGAGCCGGGCAAGCACGGTGTGGCGCCGGAGGAAGCGGTGGCGCTGGCCAGCGAAACGGCGAAGCTGCCGCGTTTGCAGGTGCGCGGTTTTATGTGTGTGGCCGAAGCGGATGCCGATGCCGATGCCCTGCGCAGTCAGTTTGGCCGGATGGAGCAGTTGTTGGCCGACTTGAATGCGGCCGGTGTGCAGGCAGATGTGCTGTCGATGGGCATGTCGGCCGATATGGAAACCGCGATTGCCTGCGGTGCAACGCATGTGCGGGTGGGCAGTGCGATTTTCGGCAAGCGGGATTATGCGGATAAGTAA
- a CDS encoding PilT/PilU family type 4a pilus ATPase: protein MSESNQLHNLLAEMVQAYSEKNQPPHIPTPAEIGAHLHPLLDRMCQEAEQRSASDIFISAGFPPALKVNGVMTPMPHKALNGKDTAEIIQSTMNDDQLEAFNRELELNYSVQSRSNTRYRVNAYHEQGRCGMVLRRINQRVPTVDELSLPQKLKDLALTPRGLLILAGPTGSGKSTSMAAMIDHRNQKVPGHIVTIEDPIEYLYQPRRCIITQREIGIDTADWKLAVQNAMRQAPDVVCIGEVRSEASMEHALQLAQTGHLCVFTLHANNAAQAIERILNFYPEDRQAQVLMDLALNLTAIIGQRLVLKKGRHQRTAVIDLLLNTPAMQDLIFKGELLEIRDLMTRSSVEGMQTFDQNLFDLYLKDQIEYDEALRQADSANDLRLRIQLHEEGDNPERLYDRISDLNLM, encoded by the coding sequence ATGAGCGAATCCAACCAACTGCACAACCTGCTGGCGGAAATGGTTCAGGCTTATTCAGAAAAAAACCAGCCGCCGCACATTCCCACGCCTGCCGAAATCGGCGCACATCTGCACCCCTTGCTCGACCGCATGTGTCAGGAAGCCGAACAACGCAGCGCGTCCGATATCTTTATCAGCGCAGGTTTTCCGCCCGCGCTGAAAGTAAACGGCGTGATGACCCCGATGCCCCACAAAGCATTAAACGGCAAAGACACCGCCGAAATCATCCAATCGACCATGAACGACGACCAACTCGAAGCGTTCAACCGCGAATTGGAACTGAACTATTCGGTGCAATCGCGCAGCAACACCCGATACCGTGTCAACGCCTATCACGAGCAAGGCCGCTGCGGCATGGTATTGCGCCGCATCAACCAACGCGTGCCGACGGTAGATGAGCTTTCTTTGCCGCAAAAACTCAAAGACTTGGCACTCACGCCCCGCGGCCTGCTCATTTTGGCCGGCCCCACCGGTTCGGGTAAATCCACTTCGATGGCGGCCATGATCGACCACCGCAACCAAAAAGTGCCCGGCCATATCGTTACCATCGAAGACCCCATCGAATATCTCTACCAGCCGCGCCGCTGTATCATCACCCAACGCGAAATCGGCATCGACACCGCAGATTGGAAACTGGCCGTGCAAAACGCCATGCGTCAGGCACCCGATGTAGTATGTATCGGTGAGGTGCGCAGCGAAGCCAGTATGGAACACGCCTTGCAACTGGCACAAACCGGCCACCTGTGCGTATTTACCCTGCACGCCAACAATGCCGCCCAAGCCATCGAACGGATTCTCAACTTCTACCCCGAAGACCGCCAAGCACAAGTGTTGATGGATCTGGCACTCAACCTGACCGCCATCATCGGCCAGCGTTTGGTGCTTAAAAAAGGCCGCCACCAACGTACCGCCGTCATCGACCTGCTGCTCAACACACCGGCTATGCAGGATTTGATTTTCAAGGGCGAATTGTTGGAAATCCGCGATCTGATGACGCGCTCAAGCGTAGAAGGCATGCAAACATTCGACCAAAACCTGTTCGACCTTTATCTCAAAGACCAGATCGAATACGACGAAGCCCTGCGCCAAGCCGATTCCGCCAACGATTTGCGTCTGCGTATCCAGCTGCACGAAGAAGGCGACAACCCCGAACGTTTATACGACAGAATCAGCGATTTGAACTTGATGTAA
- a CDS encoding transposase has protein sequence MLIPQLSANSVVVMENAPFHKGHVEVLLKEKGHSLLWLPPCNPDLNPIEKKWAWMKRHRRKHIIMSVDELFRSII, from the coding sequence ATGTTGATACCGCAGCTTTCTGCCAACAGTGTGGTGGTAATGGAGAATGCGCCTTTCCACAAAGGTCATGTCGAAGTGTTGTTGAAAGAGAAAGGCCATAGCCTACTGTGGCTGCCGCCTTGCAACCCTGACTTGAATCCGATAGAGAAGAAGTGGGCTTGGATGAAGAGGCACCGGAGAAAGCACATAATAATGTCCGTCGATGAGTTATTTAGAAGCATTATTTAA
- a CDS encoding CYTH domain-containing protein, whose amino-acid sequence MTIEIERRFLLKDDSWRAEAGEPEMMRQGYLSVDKECTIRVRIIGRKAWLTLKGYISDTTRSEFEYEIPITHAEQMMQTMCPFKLEKHRYKIEYRGFMFEIDEYFGDNAPLVVAELELPGEGVPFEKPDWLGEEITSNGKFTNAYLSKHPYSQW is encoded by the coding sequence ATGACTATCGAAATCGAACGCCGTTTTCTTTTGAAAGACGACAGCTGGCGCGCTGAAGCGGGCGAGCCGGAAATGATGCGTCAGGGCTATTTGAGTGTGGATAAGGAATGCACCATCCGCGTGCGGATTATCGGCCGCAAAGCATGGCTGACTTTAAAAGGCTATATTTCCGACACAACGCGCAGCGAATTTGAATATGAAATTCCGATCACGCACGCCGAGCAGATGATGCAGACAATGTGTCCGTTTAAGCTGGAAAAACACCGCTATAAAATCGAATACCGCGGTTTTATGTTTGAAATCGACGAATATTTCGGCGACAACGCGCCTTTGGTGGTGGCGGAACTGGAATTGCCGGGAGAAGGCGTACCGTTTGAAAAACCCGATTGGTTGGGCGAGGAAATCACGTCGAACGGTAAATTTACCAATGCTTATTTGAGCAAGCATCCTTATTCGCAGTGGTAA
- a CDS encoding CopD family protein, whose protein sequence is MYLWFKLLHVFFIISWFAGLFYLPRIYVNLAQVETGNRGEYLRLLGMARRLFKFMTPLGLGAVVTGFAIPFVTGWWGMGWVHTKVTLGVVLLGYHFYCYRLLLDFEDNRNRYSHKWFRVFNEIPVLIMIAALYLVVFKPF, encoded by the coding sequence ATGTATTTATGGTTCAAACTGCTGCATGTGTTTTTTATCATTTCGTGGTTTGCCGGGCTTTTTTACCTGCCGCGTATTTATGTGAATCTGGCGCAGGTGGAAACAGGCAACCGGGGCGAATATCTGCGTTTGCTCGGTATGGCGCGCCGGCTGTTTAAGTTTATGACGCCGTTGGGCTTGGGCGCGGTGGTAACCGGCTTTGCGATTCCGTTTGTAACCGGCTGGTGGGGCATGGGCTGGGTGCATACGAAAGTAACGCTGGGCGTGGTTTTGCTGGGTTACCATTTTTACTGCTACCGTTTGCTGCTGGATTTTGAGGATAACCGCAACCGCTATTCGCACAAATGGTTTCGCGTGTTTAACGAAATTCCGGTGCTGATTATGATTGCCGCTTTGTATCTTGTTGTATTCAAACCGTTTTGA
- a CDS encoding IS1595 family transposase — protein MKITHCKLKKSLQRKLLEYFVLEVTARSAADILGIQPNTAILFYRKIRLVISHHLALEADQVFEGTIELDESYFGGKRKGKRGRGAAGKVVVFGILKRGGKVYTVVVNNARKESLFPVITRKITPDSVVYTDCLSSYDVLDVSGFHHHRINHSKKFADRHNHINGIENFWNQAKRVLRKYNGIDRKSFPLFLKECEFRFNFGTPKQQLKTLRLWCGV, from the coding sequence ATGAAGATAACCCACTGTAAGTTAAAGAAGAGTCTGCAAAGAAAACTGCTTGAATATTTTGTATTGGAAGTAACCGCACGTTCTGCTGCCGATATCTTGGGTATTCAGCCCAATACGGCTATTCTCTTCTACCGTAAAATCCGTCTTGTTATCAGCCATCATTTGGCTTTGGAAGCAGATCAGGTTTTTGAGGGCACTATAGAATTGGATGAGAGCTATTTCGGCGGTAAGCGTAAAGGAAAGCGCGGTAGGGGAGCAGCAGGTAAAGTGGTGGTTTTCGGTATCCTTAAACGTGGAGGTAAGGTTTATACGGTTGTAGTGAATAATGCCCGAAAGGAAAGTTTATTTCCTGTTATTACAAGGAAAATTACACCTGATAGCGTAGTTTATACGGACTGCCTGAGCAGTTACGACGTGTTGGATGTCAGCGGTTTTCACCATCACAGGATTAATCACAGCAAAAAGTTTGCCGACCGACACAACCATATCAACGGCATTGAGAATTTTTGGAATCAGGCGAAACGTGTCTTGCGCAAATACAACGGAATTGACCGAAAATCTTTTCCTCTGTTCTTGAAAGAATGTGAGTTTCGTTTTAACTTCGGGACACCAAAGCAGCAGTTAAAAACTTTGCGGCTTTGGTGTGGTGTTTAG
- a CDS encoding DegV family protein produces the protein MMAGSYSLYRCAVLSTSTGMLDSVLDRNSPIDILRLRVHMHGQSHADGCNLKSEEFFDWMREHPDELLSTSPPREDCLRKTFLYLKKQGYREAIVTTIASKLSESFNVIRSVAEEMHNDIKVHVVDTGTTCMPEGFFALEAHRLLAAGKSSAEVLDYLEQLKPRCELIFGVQSLTQLARSEGLMRMGAAFNDWLGLKTILRLNSKGISHLASIQDNEQMIERLIEALMVITTDKNPTHLVISGGYCGDYGLYQQFAAKLHQKTGLHLENGLPISPAIGVYAGLNAIGIGIVERLPE, from the coding sequence ATGATGGCGGGTTCGTATTCACTTTACCGTTGTGCCGTTTTATCTACTTCAACCGGCATGCTCGACAGCGTGCTCGACCGCAACAGCCCCATCGACATTCTCCGCTTGCGCGTGCACATGCACGGCCAAAGCCATGCCGACGGCTGTAATTTGAAATCGGAAGAATTTTTCGACTGGATGCGCGAACATCCCGACGAATTGCTGAGCACTTCGCCGCCTAGAGAAGACTGTTTGCGCAAAACCTTTCTTTATTTGAAAAAACAGGGCTACCGCGAAGCCATTGTTACCACCATCGCCAGCAAACTCAGCGAAAGTTTCAATGTTATCCGTTCGGTGGCCGAAGAAATGCACAACGATATTAAAGTGCATGTTGTCGATACCGGCACAACCTGTATGCCCGAAGGCTTTTTCGCGCTCGAAGCACACCGACTGCTCGCAGCAGGCAAAAGCAGCGCCGAAGTGCTCGATTATTTGGAACAGCTCAAACCGCGCTGCGAATTGATTTTCGGCGTGCAATCGCTCACCCAGCTTGCCCGCAGCGAAGGCCTGATGCGCATGGGCGCAGCATTTAACGATTGGTTGGGTTTGAAAACCATATTGCGTCTCAATTCAAAAGGCATTTCGCATTTGGCCAGCATACAAGACAACGAACAAATGATAGAACGCCTTATCGAAGCACTGATGGTGATCACAACCGATAAAAACCCCACCCATCTGGTCATATCCGGCGGTTATTGCGGCGACTACGGGCTTTATCAGCAATTTGCCGCCAAACTGCATCAAAAAACCGGCCTTCATTTGGAAAACGGCCTGCCGATTTCGCCGGCAATAGGCGTTTACGCAGGTTTGAATGCTATCGGCATCGGCATTGTAGAGCGTTTGCCCGAATAA